From Polaribacter butkevichii, a single genomic window includes:
- a CDS encoding primase-helicase family protein, translating to MSDIPYLRIGTSYYKIVQVPTINNQFNEALIKWDVSTIIQDHGRKYLDDIPKYHGKICFPDHFDFSKEFYGFYNTYSPLNHTPKEGGVKNTIKFFNHIFGSQFELGLDYFKLLYEVPTQILPVLCLVSKERSTGKSSFLKYLKEVFGQNMSYLDSHSLNSNFNLDWGNKLLLGLDEAFLQKEEITEKIKYLSTSNKNKIEAKGKERFEVDFFGKFIMCSNKENSFIKIDSDEIRFWVIKVPVIKQEDVNFLDKLIDEIPAFLHFIKNRKFASERKTRMWFTAQQIYTPALKKLVNNNRNRVEKEIAHLLLSVMEKFELEEVHFSLMDLLNGLTKTRVKTDLTQLRALLKKEWKIESKNNSFNYQKFVILSDGEIILVDTKGRYFTIKKSFLGKNFDDLMTD from the coding sequence ATGTCAGATATACCATATTTAAGGATTGGTACATCCTATTATAAAATAGTACAAGTTCCAACAATAAACAATCAATTTAACGAAGCTTTAATAAAATGGGATGTTTCTACCATTATACAAGACCATGGCAGGAAGTATTTAGATGATATTCCTAAATATCATGGTAAAATATGTTTCCCGGATCATTTTGATTTTTCTAAAGAATTTTATGGGTTTTACAATACCTATTCTCCGTTAAACCATACACCAAAAGAAGGCGGTGTTAAAAATACTATTAAGTTTTTTAATCACATTTTTGGTTCACAGTTTGAACTTGGGTTAGATTATTTTAAGCTTTTATATGAGGTTCCAACACAAATACTCCCTGTTCTATGTTTGGTTAGTAAAGAACGTTCTACAGGTAAAAGTTCATTTTTAAAATATTTAAAAGAAGTATTTGGACAGAATATGAGTTACTTGGATAGTCACTCCTTAAACAGCAATTTCAACTTGGATTGGGGAAACAAACTATTACTTGGTTTAGACGAAGCTTTTCTTCAAAAAGAGGAAATAACGGAAAAAATAAAATATCTCTCCACATCAAATAAAAATAAGATTGAGGCTAAGGGTAAAGAACGATTTGAAGTAGACTTTTTTGGTAAGTTTATTATGTGTAGCAACAAAGAAAATTCATTCATTAAAATTGATTCTGATGAGATTAGATTTTGGGTAATTAAAGTTCCTGTAATCAAACAAGAAGATGTTAATTTTCTAGATAAGTTAATTGATGAGATTCCAGCCTTTCTACACTTTATTAAAAATAGAAAATTTGCTAGTGAAAGAAAAACTAGAATGTGGTTTACTGCACAACAAATTTATACTCCTGCGCTTAAAAAACTAGTAAACAATAATAGAAATAGAGTGGAAAAAGAAATAGCACACCTTCTTTTAAGTGTTATGGAGAAATTTGAGTTAGAAGAAGTACACTTTAGTTTGATGGATTTATTAAATGGGCTTACAAAAACAAGAGTTAAAACGGATTTAACACAACTTCGCGCGTTATTAAAAAAAGAATGGAAAATTGAGTCAAAAAACAACTCTTTTAACTATCAAAAATTTGTTATTCTTAGTGATGGAGAAATCATACTTGTAGACACAAAAGGAAGGTATTTCACCATCAAAAAAAGTTTTTTAGGTAAAAACTTTGATGATTTGATGACGGACTAG
- a CDS encoding toprim domain-containing protein has product MNCKKAKQIDLVSYLKKQGFRTSKTNTKDVWFYSPFKEEKTPSFKVNTTKNVFFDHSSGIGGTIIDFVTNYNNCSIREALVILSEGSFSFHQQKKQVIIEPEPTYSIKKVTELTNQNLLDYLSRRKINLQFAKQFCFQVHYSFSNGKENYGIGFMNNVGGLEIRNEFFKGCLGKKEITTINNNSNVVSIFESWSDLLSYFSIKNEIPKENFIILNSTSLVKKTMGLLNEYSVIKLFMDNDEAGNKATDFLIENANGKIIDSRIYYEKYNDLNHYLVNRN; this is encoded by the coding sequence ATGAATTGTAAAAAAGCAAAACAAATAGACCTAGTTTCTTACCTAAAAAAACAAGGATTTAGAACAAGCAAAACCAATACAAAAGATGTTTGGTTTTATTCTCCTTTTAAAGAAGAGAAAACACCATCTTTTAAAGTTAATACTACAAAGAACGTATTCTTTGACCATAGTTCTGGTATTGGAGGAACCATCATTGATTTTGTGACAAATTACAATAATTGTTCAATCAGAGAAGCCTTAGTTATTTTATCCGAAGGTTCTTTTTCTTTTCACCAGCAAAAAAAACAAGTTATCATTGAACCAGAACCAACCTACTCTATTAAAAAAGTAACCGAATTAACGAATCAAAATTTATTGGATTATTTAAGCAGGAGGAAAATCAATTTACAATTTGCAAAACAATTTTGTTTTCAAGTTCATTACTCTTTTTCTAATGGAAAAGAAAACTACGGAATTGGATTTATGAATAATGTTGGTGGATTAGAAATTAGAAATGAATTTTTTAAAGGTTGCTTAGGTAAAAAAGAAATTACAACCATAAATAATAATTCTAACGTTGTTTCAATATTTGAATCTTGGTCTGATCTGCTCTCATATTTTTCTATAAAAAATGAAATTCCGAAAGAAAACTTTATCATACTTAACTCTACTTCTTTAGTAAAGAAAACAATGGGTTTATTAAATGAATATTCTGTAATAAAATTATTTATGGATAACGATGAAGCAGGAAATAAAGCTACCGATTTTTTAATAGAAAATGCAAATGGTAAAATTATAGACAGCAGAATCTATTATGAAAAATACAATGACTTAAATCACTATTTAGTGAATCGAAATTAA
- the mobC gene encoding plasmid mobilization relaxosome protein MobC, with product MVFYLDFNDKILLNNQCELLQVKASFYIRQCVLEKLGKPILEVKQKQLETKNYILQLFKIGNNLNQISRKLNSGIKLKLTDEDLIISDIEELKKHIIDIKSKLN from the coding sequence ATGGTATTCTATTTAGATTTTAATGATAAAATTCTACTAAATAATCAATGTGAATTATTACAAGTGAAAGCCTCTTTCTACATCCGACAATGTGTACTTGAGAAACTAGGGAAACCAATTTTAGAAGTAAAACAAAAACAATTAGAAACCAAAAATTACATATTACAACTTTTTAAAATAGGTAATAATTTAAATCAAATCTCTCGTAAATTAAATTCTGGAATCAAGTTAAAATTAACAGATGAAGATTTAATAATAAGTGATATTGAAGAGTTAAAAAAACACATTATTGATATAAAATCTAAACTTAACTAA
- a CDS encoding relaxase/mobilization nuclease domain-containing protein: protein MITKLQSISFTKNALLYCEKGGEVLTTNKCFGNANDIYNQMKEKETQNDRCTNKTFHIKIRAAPEDKGKLNNQDWIDIANRYALKIGFQDNMFAVYLHEKNTDKEHIHIVSTRIGDNNLAISNSYTHYKSQDFSRVIEKEYNLRKVGRKLEALKMNQEFIPNNKHTTDLKEAIFSAIDISDSIEDVVFILKNKNIQTKIGRGISFIDAKGVRKKGSEIDRKLSLRGIEKLLSYEQQEKRMNKKNRGFKM from the coding sequence ATGATAACAAAGCTACAAAGTATTTCTTTTACCAAAAACGCTTTATTGTACTGTGAAAAAGGTGGAGAAGTTTTAACTACCAATAAATGTTTTGGTAATGCAAATGATATTTATAATCAAATGAAAGAAAAAGAAACACAGAATGATAGATGTACTAATAAAACGTTTCATATAAAAATTAGAGCAGCTCCAGAAGATAAAGGCAAGTTAAACAATCAAGATTGGATTGATATTGCCAATAGATATGCTTTAAAAATAGGTTTTCAAGACAATATGTTTGCAGTTTATCTACATGAAAAAAACACAGATAAAGAACATATTCATATAGTGAGTACAAGGATTGGGGATAATAATTTAGCGATCTCAAATAGCTATACACATTATAAAAGTCAAGATTTTTCTAGAGTAATAGAAAAAGAATATAACTTACGAAAAGTTGGTAGAAAGCTTGAAGCATTAAAAATGAATCAAGAGTTTATTCCTAATAACAAACATACTACAGACCTTAAGGAAGCTATTTTTTCTGCAATAGATATTTCAGATAGTATTGAAGATGTTGTTTTTATCCTTAAAAATAAAAATATACAAACTAAAATAGGTCGTGGTATTTCTTTTATCGATGCTAAAGGAGTAAGAAAAAAAGGCTCAGAAATAGATAGAAAACTATCTTTAAGAGGTATTGAGAAACTTTTATCTTACGAACAACAAGAAAAACGAATGAATAAAAAAAACAGGGGTTTTAAAATGTGA
- a CDS encoding restriction endonuclease subunit S, whose amino-acid sequence MTNINQIAEVQFGLYKKKSKDGDTKYLTTGHFDNFLNPTLFDDSFIKITGKDTKFLLQPNDVILTGKGQRIFAWSYNESFGKVVPSSLFYIIRADATLIDSRYLAAVLNSERKRYELELLGVGSSITSIAKNDVLDFEIPLPSLEEQQKVIDVLDLLEEEIALTNELLEKKKALKKGILNELITNKMKL is encoded by the coding sequence ATGACAAACATTAATCAAATAGCAGAAGTTCAATTTGGACTTTATAAGAAAAAAAGCAAGGATGGAGATACCAAATATCTTACTACTGGCCATTTTGATAATTTCTTAAATCCAACGCTATTTGATGATAGTTTCATCAAAATTACAGGTAAAGATACAAAATTTTTACTACAACCTAATGATGTGATTCTTACTGGAAAAGGACAACGAATTTTTGCCTGGAGTTACAATGAGTCATTTGGCAAAGTTGTTCCTAGCTCATTATTTTACATTATTAGAGCAGATGCAACATTGATTGACAGTCGCTATTTGGCTGCTGTACTTAATTCTGAACGAAAAAGATACGAGTTAGAATTGCTTGGTGTGGGTTCTTCTATAACATCTATTGCTAAAAACGATGTTTTAGATTTTGAAATACCGCTACCGAGTTTAGAAGAACAACAAAAAGTTATTGATGTACTAGATCTTCTTGAAGAAGAAATAGCATTAACAAACGAACTATTAGAAAAGAAAAAAGCGCTGAAAAAGGGAATTTTAAACGAATTAATAACAAATAAAATGAAACTGTAA
- a CDS encoding DUF2188 domain-containing protein has product MSNTRHVVPNQDGGWDSKKGGAKRASKNFETKKEAVDYSRELSKKQKTELVIHKKDGKIQRKDSHGNDNFPPKG; this is encoded by the coding sequence ATGAGTAATACTAGACACGTAGTCCCAAACCAAGATGGTGGTTGGGATTCTAAAAAAGGAGGAGCAAAAAGAGCTTCAAAAAACTTTGAAACAAAGAAAGAAGCTGTAGATTATAGCAGAGAACTTTCTAAGAAGCAAAAAACGGAATTAGTCATTCATAAAAAGGATGGCAAAATTCAGAGAAAAGATTCTCACGGAAACGACAACTTTCCTCCAAAAGGCTAA
- a CDS encoding type I restriction-modification system subunit M — protein sequence MSKLTQSDINNKVWKACDTFRGTVDAGQYKDYILTMLFIKYISDVNKEKKTEYEKKYNGDKMRIERALKHERFSLPEKSSFDYLYEKRNESNLGDLINIGLEALEEANRSKLEKVFRNIDYNSESNLGETTDRNRRLQHLLNDFKALDLRPSNLNNNDVIGDAYEYLIGNFAAGAGKKAGEFYTASQVSQLLAKLVEPKAGDRICDPTCGSGSLLLKVAKEVGSTNVSLNGQEVNGSTYALARMNMFLHEMDNATIEWGDTLNSPKLVENDALMKFDIVVANPPFSLDKWGAEDASSDRYSRFHRGVPPKSKGDYAFITHMIETLNEHGKAGVILPHGVLFRGSSEGKIRKQLIDENLLKAVVGLPANLFYGTGIPASILIFDKNKGDNTEVLFIDASNEFENGKNQNRLRDEDVDKIYNTFSEWKTVDKYSHIATLEEIQENDYNLNIPRYVDTFVEEEPVDIVETQKEIVALKAKLNEVESQMEVYLKEMGY from the coding sequence ATGAGTAAACTAACACAAAGCGATATCAACAATAAAGTATGGAAAGCCTGCGATACCTTTAGAGGCACTGTAGATGCAGGGCAATACAAAGACTACATACTTACAATGCTCTTTATTAAATACATAAGCGATGTAAACAAAGAGAAGAAAACCGAATACGAGAAAAAGTATAATGGAGATAAAATGCGTATAGAACGTGCTTTAAAACACGAGCGTTTTTCGTTGCCTGAAAAATCGTCTTTTGATTATCTATATGAAAAACGTAACGAAAGCAATTTAGGAGACCTAATTAATATTGGACTAGAAGCATTAGAAGAAGCCAATAGAAGCAAACTAGAAAAGGTGTTTAGAAACATCGATTATAATAGTGAATCGAATCTTGGAGAAACAACAGATAGAAACAGACGTTTACAGCATCTTCTAAATGATTTTAAAGCATTAGACTTAAGACCTTCTAATCTAAATAATAACGATGTTATTGGTGATGCTTACGAGTATTTAATAGGGAACTTTGCTGCTGGCGCAGGTAAAAAGGCTGGTGAATTCTATACAGCTTCACAAGTATCGCAATTATTGGCAAAATTAGTAGAACCAAAAGCAGGAGATCGTATTTGCGACCCAACTTGTGGTTCTGGTTCGCTGTTGCTTAAAGTAGCAAAAGAAGTAGGCAGTACTAATGTTTCGCTGAATGGGCAAGAAGTAAATGGTTCTACTTATGCTTTAGCACGTATGAATATGTTTTTGCACGAAATGGATAATGCCACTATAGAATGGGGTGACACCTTAAACTCGCCAAAATTGGTTGAGAATGATGCTTTAATGAAATTTGATATAGTCGTAGCCAATCCACCGTTTTCTTTAGATAAATGGGGAGCAGAAGATGCTTCTTCTGATAGATACAGCCGTTTTCATAGAGGTGTACCACCTAAAAGCAAAGGTGATTATGCATTTATTACCCATATGATAGAAACCTTAAACGAACACGGAAAAGCGGGTGTTATTTTACCTCACGGAGTTTTATTTAGAGGAAGTAGCGAAGGTAAAATACGTAAGCAATTGATTGATGAAAATTTATTAAAAGCTGTGGTTGGTTTGCCCGCAAATTTATTTTACGGTACAGGTATTCCTGCTTCTATCTTAATTTTTGATAAAAATAAAGGAGACAATACAGAGGTGTTATTTATTGATGCCAGTAATGAGTTTGAGAATGGTAAAAACCAAAATCGGTTACGCGATGAAGATGTTGACAAAATTTACAACACCTTTTCTGAATGGAAAACAGTTGATAAATACAGCCACATTGCTACATTAGAAGAAATACAAGAGAACGACTACAACCTTAATATTCCTAGATATGTTGATACGTTTGTTGAAGAAGAGCCTGTTGATATTGTAGAAACTCAAAAAGAGATAGTTGCCTTGAAAGCGAAATTAAATGAGGTAGAAAGCCAAATGGAAGTTTATCTTAAAGAAATGGGATATTAA
- a CDS encoding restriction endonuclease subunit S produces the protein MVRDIKDYKKSKIGLIPKNWDIKRVAEVTKVYDGTHATPNYVKSGVPFYSVEHISKNDFSKTKYISEEVFHKESKRVILEKGDILMTRIGDVGTAKLIDWDVRASFYVSLALFKKSENFDSKYFELFINSNIFQKEINQRMIHVAFPKKINLGEIGKCYVSLPPLKEQQKIAQILSQWDEAIETTQNLIEQLQLRKKGLTQEVLTGKKRLAGYIDKWKKISIGDVATQFTDKNKDNEDIEVLSCTKYNGLVPSLEYFGRKVYGDDLSKYKIVPRNYFAYATNHIEEGSIGYQNIWDKGLVSPMYTVFKTDNSIDDSFFFRLLKTDRMIYSYQSNMSGSIARRGGLRWSVFETLIIKIPSYEEQVSIANFFDKVDEEIETATKKLESLKQQKKGLMQQLLTGKKRVKID, from the coding sequence ATGGTGCGAGATATTAAAGATTATAAAAAATCGAAAATCGGGTTGATACCTAAAAACTGGGATATTAAAAGGGTGGCAGAAGTCACAAAAGTATACGATGGTACTCACGCAACTCCCAACTACGTTAAGTCAGGAGTCCCTTTTTATAGTGTTGAACATATTTCTAAAAATGATTTTTCAAAAACAAAATATATTTCAGAGGAAGTATTTCATAAGGAAAGTAAAAGGGTAATTCTAGAAAAAGGAGACATTCTAATGACTAGAATCGGAGATGTTGGCACAGCAAAACTTATAGATTGGGATGTTCGTGCTTCGTTTTATGTGAGTTTAGCATTATTCAAGAAAAGTGAAAATTTTGATTCTAAGTATTTTGAATTGTTTATCAATTCAAATATTTTCCAGAAAGAAATAAATCAAAGAATGATACACGTAGCTTTTCCTAAGAAAATAAATTTAGGCGAAATAGGTAAATGTTATGTTTCCCTACCGCCTTTAAAAGAACAACAAAAAATAGCTCAAATCCTCTCACAATGGGATGAAGCTATAGAAACAACACAAAACCTTATTGAGCAACTACAGTTGCGTAAAAAAGGATTAACGCAAGAGGTGTTGACTGGTAAAAAACGTTTGGCCGGATACATTGATAAGTGGAAGAAAATAAGTATTGGAGATGTTGCCACCCAATTCACTGACAAGAATAAAGATAATGAAGATATTGAAGTACTGTCCTGCACTAAATACAATGGTTTAGTTCCATCACTAGAGTATTTTGGAAGAAAAGTTTATGGTGATGATTTGAGCAAGTACAAAATTGTACCAAGAAACTATTTTGCCTATGCAACTAATCACATTGAAGAAGGTTCTATTGGTTATCAAAATATTTGGGATAAAGGTTTAGTAAGTCCTATGTATACGGTATTCAAAACAGATAACAGTATTGATGATTCGTTTTTCTTTCGACTTTTAAAGACAGATAGAATGATATATAGTTATCAGAGTAATATGTCTGGCTCAATAGCAAGAAGAGGTGGATTAAGATGGAGTGTTTTTGAAACTTTGATTATTAAAATTCCATCTTACGAAGAGCAAGTTTCTATCGCTAATTTTTTTGATAAAGTAGATGAGGAAATAGAGACAGCTACTAAAAAATTAGAAAGTCTTAAACAACAGAAAAAAGGTTTAATGCAGCAATTATTAACGGGTAAAAAGCGGGTAAAAATAGATTAA
- a CDS encoding DUF3800 domain-containing protein, protein MATAYQHNIYIDESCHLENDIHPLMCIGYTKIASKDYVLYKNELKKIKLKFKAPTEIKWNKLSNNRLPFYKAIIDFFFENNIEFRAILVKNKAQLDHSKFNRGDHNSFYYTLVFLLLRNPWVNYLENPHKVVLDIKDTRGKERLTKLDKRLNEEYRQKYNRDSPFNFFQHIRSDENEFLQLADFFIGAITYKARGLHLLATSSQVKKDIVAYLEQKSGYQLDDGTAPFEEKFNIFDFQIQTQNKQ, encoded by the coding sequence ATGGCAACAGCATACCAACATAACATTTATATAGATGAAAGCTGTCATTTAGAGAATGACATACACCCATTAATGTGTATTGGTTATACCAAAATAGCATCTAAAGATTATGTTTTGTATAAAAATGAGCTTAAAAAAATTAAATTAAAATTTAAAGCGCCTACAGAAATTAAATGGAATAAACTCTCTAATAATCGTTTACCATTTTATAAAGCGATTATAGATTTCTTTTTTGAAAACAATATAGAATTTAGAGCCATTTTGGTAAAAAACAAAGCACAACTAGACCATTCTAAATTCAATAGAGGCGACCACAACTCGTTTTACTACACACTTGTTTTTTTGTTACTGAGAAACCCTTGGGTAAACTATTTAGAAAATCCACATAAGGTAGTTTTAGACATTAAAGATACCAGAGGTAAAGAACGCTTAACCAAGTTAGACAAGCGTTTAAATGAAGAATACAGGCAAAAATACAATAGAGATTCTCCTTTTAATTTTTTTCAGCACATCCGCTCAGACGAAAATGAATTTTTGCAATTAGCCGATTTTTTTATTGGTGCCATAACCTATAAAGCAAGAGGCTTGCATTTACTAGCAACATCATCACAGGTAAAAAAAGATATTGTAGCGTATTTAGAACAAAAATCTGGTTATCAGTTAGACGATGGTACAGCTCCGTTTGAAGAGAAGTTTAATATTTTCGATTTTCAAATTCAAACTCAAAACAAACAGTAA
- a CDS encoding type I restriction endonuclease subunit R, with amino-acid sequence MSTPSYIEDNVSQIPALQLLINMGYNYVSPKQAEQWRGGKAQVLFTEVLRKQLQKINKINRRGKQYAFSDANINSAVLAVKDLPIQDGFINANKAFYDLITLGKAFEQSIDGDKKSHNINFIDWKKPENNVYHVTEEFPVLRTARTDTYRPDLVLFINGIPSVIIECKSPSLGGTKPPVDLAIEQHIRNFGSKGIRSLYVYSSLLLSVATNQGKYATTDTSKEFWAKWTEQFTSGEAEKAYWSKLKKLKNKSLDEDQKNMVFEERTEYVRKTFDSIDTEERLFTEQDKLLYNLCRPERLLDLILNFTLYDDGTKKVARYQQYFAVNNTINRVTKFDKTGKRQGGVIWHTQGSGKSLTMVMLAQMLASNPHISNPKIILVTDRVDLDDQISDTFKKCKKEVRQAKTGAHLTELLEDSNDAIITTIINKFEAAVKNNKKPFTSSDIFVLIDEGHRTQYGTFNVSMQRVFPNACFLAFTGTPLMKKEKSTANKFGGYIGKAYTVKNAVEDGAVVPLLYEGRHTHIMLNEAPLNTYFEKLVERNNLSERGRAKLKQKFNTVNELNKADEVIMCRALDISEHYTAFFQTHNDNYKPKAQLVAPTIKAALKYKEFLDEIGMVDSEVVVTQSDQREGTEDGYFNENEDKRREDTYLNAMIDKYGDLKKYEKSIINQFKKRDKPEILIVVAKLLTGFDAPNNTVLYLCRSLKEHTLLQAIARVNRVYPGKDYGYIVDYYGNLENLDTALSTYSNLNGFEEEDLEGTLTNIKDEIAKLPQAHSELWDIFKTLKGKHLETTAYEEHLSPEDVRNKFYTKVSQFARLLKLALSSVDFVTNTDKKKIDNYKRDAKFFLKLRVDVTRRYNDDIAYKEFEPQIQKLINKHITTDGEVMKITELVDIFNKEERDAQVENIKGKAAQADHIASRTVKAINIKMQEDPIYYRKLADLIKETIAAYHQRRIDEAEYLKKTKEYQDEFFNGRSKDAPEELADNTVAIAFYNYSCSVFEDVELLKTPFHIEISLAIDNIVKEHIYLNEKKIIDWHKNEDITGKINIELGDAIYDLHQKFDLDTDWGKIDYLIEECIKIAIEKYK; translated from the coding sequence ATGAGTACACCATCATATATAGAAGATAATGTTTCTCAAATACCAGCATTGCAACTACTCATTAATATGGGGTATAACTATGTATCTCCAAAGCAAGCAGAACAATGGAGGGGCGGAAAGGCACAAGTTTTATTTACAGAAGTGTTACGCAAACAATTACAGAAGATCAATAAAATTAATCGTCGTGGTAAGCAATATGCCTTTTCAGATGCTAACATTAACTCAGCTGTTTTAGCAGTAAAAGATCTACCTATACAAGATGGTTTTATCAACGCAAACAAAGCCTTTTACGATTTAATTACTTTAGGTAAAGCTTTTGAGCAAAGTATTGATGGCGATAAAAAAAGCCATAATATAAATTTTATAGACTGGAAAAAACCTGAGAACAACGTGTATCACGTAACCGAAGAGTTTCCTGTATTAAGAACCGCTAGAACAGATACCTACAGACCAGATTTAGTGTTGTTTATTAATGGAATTCCTTCTGTTATTATAGAATGTAAAAGCCCTTCTTTAGGTGGCACAAAACCTCCAGTAGACTTAGCAATAGAACAGCATATTAGAAATTTTGGCAGTAAAGGTATTCGGTCTTTATACGTGTATTCTAGTTTGTTATTAAGTGTCGCAACCAACCAAGGTAAATATGCAACTACAGATACAAGTAAAGAATTTTGGGCAAAATGGACAGAACAATTTACATCTGGAGAAGCCGAAAAAGCATATTGGTCTAAGTTAAAAAAACTTAAAAACAAATCTTTAGATGAAGACCAAAAGAATATGGTTTTTGAAGAACGTACTGAATATGTACGAAAAACTTTTGATAGCATAGACACAGAAGAACGTTTGTTTACAGAACAAGATAAATTACTCTATAATTTATGTCGTCCAGAACGTTTACTAGACTTAATTTTAAACTTCACACTCTATGATGATGGTACTAAAAAAGTAGCACGATATCAACAATATTTTGCCGTTAACAACACTATTAATCGTGTCACTAAATTTGATAAAACTGGTAAACGTCAAGGAGGCGTTATTTGGCATACGCAAGGAAGTGGAAAATCATTGACCATGGTAATGCTTGCGCAAATGTTAGCGTCAAATCCTCATATTTCAAACCCTAAAATAATTTTAGTTACAGACCGAGTTGACCTTGATGATCAGATTTCAGATACTTTTAAAAAATGTAAAAAAGAAGTACGTCAAGCTAAGACAGGTGCACACCTTACGGAGTTATTAGAAGATAGTAATGACGCAATTATAACAACCATTATCAACAAGTTTGAAGCAGCGGTAAAAAACAACAAGAAACCGTTTACTTCATCAGATATTTTTGTGTTAATTGATGAAGGACACAGAACGCAATACGGTACGTTTAACGTAAGTATGCAACGTGTATTTCCTAATGCTTGTTTTCTAGCTTTTACAGGTACACCCTTAATGAAAAAAGAAAAAAGTACTGCTAATAAATTTGGAGGCTATATAGGCAAAGCATATACCGTAAAAAATGCTGTTGAAGATGGTGCTGTAGTACCATTATTATATGAAGGAAGACATACACATATAATGTTAAATGAAGCTCCTTTAAATACCTACTTTGAAAAACTAGTAGAGCGTAATAATCTTTCAGAACGTGGGCGTGCAAAGTTGAAACAAAAATTCAATACTGTAAATGAATTGAATAAAGCAGATGAAGTTATTATGTGCAGAGCATTAGACATTAGCGAGCATTATACAGCATTTTTTCAAACACATAATGACAATTATAAACCAAAAGCACAATTAGTAGCACCAACCATAAAAGCAGCTTTAAAATACAAAGAATTTTTAGATGAAATCGGAATGGTGGATTCTGAGGTTGTAGTAACGCAATCTGACCAAAGAGAAGGAACAGAAGATGGTTATTTTAATGAAAACGAAGACAAAAGAAGAGAAGACACCTATCTCAATGCGATGATAGATAAGTATGGTGATCTAAAGAAATACGAAAAAAGTATCATCAATCAGTTTAAAAAACGTGATAAACCAGAAATACTAATAGTTGTTGCAAAGCTTTTAACTGGTTTTGATGCACCAAACAATACCGTTTTATATTTATGCCGTTCGCTTAAAGAACACACATTACTACAAGCCATAGCACGTGTAAATCGTGTTTATCCTGGTAAAGATTATGGTTATATTGTAGATTATTATGGTAATCTTGAAAATTTGGATACTGCTTTAAGTACCTATTCAAATTTAAATGGATTTGAAGAAGAAGACTTAGAAGGCACACTAACCAATATTAAAGATGAGATTGCCAAACTACCGCAGGCACACTCAGAATTGTGGGATATTTTTAAAACTTTAAAAGGAAAACATTTAGAAACAACTGCATATGAAGAACACTTGTCGCCTGAAGACGTAAGAAACAAGTTTTATACTAAAGTGTCTCAGTTCGCAAGACTTTTAAAACTAGCACTTTCTTCAGTAGATTTTGTTACCAATACAGATAAAAAGAAGATAGACAACTACAAGCGAGATGCAAAGTTCTTTTTGAAATTACGTGTAGATGTTACTAGACGTTACAATGATGATATTGCATATAAAGAGTTTGAACCACAAATTCAGAAACTTATTAATAAGCATATTACAACTGATGGCGAAGTGATGAAAATCACAGAGCTGGTTGATATATTTAACAAAGAAGAACGTGATGCACAGGTAGAAAATATTAAAGGGAAAGCTGCTCAAGCAGATCATATTGCTAGTAGAACAGTTAAGGCTATCAATATAAAGATGCAGGAAGACCCTATTTATTATAGAAAACTGGCAGACCTTATTAAAGAAACTATTGCAGCCTACCATCAAAGACGTATAGACGAAGCTGAATACTTAAAAAAAACTAAAGAATACCAAGATGAATTTTTTAATGGTCGCTCTAAAGATGCTCCAGAAGAATTAGCAGATAACACAGTGGCTATAGCTTTTTATAATTATAGCTGCTCGGTTTTTGAAGATGTTGAATTATTAAAAACACCATTCCATATTGAAATAAGTTTAGCTATTGATAATATAGTGAAAGAACATATTTATCTAAATGAAAAAAAGATAATTGACTGGCATAAAAACGAAGATATTACAGGGAAAATCAATATAGAGTTAGGTGATGCTATTTATGATTTACATCAAAAATTCGATTTAGATACAGATTGGGGTAAGATA